In a single window of the Gadus macrocephalus chromosome 6, ASM3116895v1 genome:
- the LOC132458750 gene encoding ras-related protein Rab-27B-like, translating into MAVDGDYDYLIKLLALGDSGVGKTSFLYRYTDQHFNRRFTTTVGIDFREKRVNYMGTGADGTSQKNLKVHLQLWDTAGQERFRSLTTAFFRDAMGFLLMFDLSSQQSFLNVRNWMSQLQVNAYCDSPDIVLVGTKADLQDTRDVQVEQARDLAARYGIPYFETSAATGVAVDEAVRALLGLVMKRMEQSAEPSGAAPNGSATVSQEVTDTPVRGGCEC; encoded by the exons ATGGCCGTCGACGGTGACTATGACTATCTGATCAAACTGCTGGCACTTGGAGACTCGGGGGTGGGGAAGACCAGCTTCCTATACCGATACACTGACCAACATTTCAACCGCAGGTTCACCACCACTGTGGGCATCGACTTCAGGGAGAAGAGAGTG AACTACATGGGGACAGGGGCTGATGGGACGTCCCAGAAGAACCTGAAGGTCCACCTCCAGCTCTGGGACACAGCTGGACAGGAGAG ATTCAGGAGCCTCACCACAGCCTTCTTCAGAGACGCCATGGGCTTCCTGCTGATGTTTGATCTCAGCAGTCAGCAGAGTTTCCTCAACGTCAGGAACTGGATGA GTCAGCTGCAGGTTAACGCCTACTGCGACAGCCCAGACATCGTGTTGGTGGGGACCAAGGCAGACCTCCAAGACACCAGGGATGTCCAGGTGGAGCAGGCCAGAGACCTGGCAGCCCGATACGG CATCCCGTACTTTGAGACGAGTGCGGCCACGGGCGTGGCAGTGGACGAGGCGGTGCGTGCGCTGCTGGGCttggtgatgaagaggatggagCAGAGCGCGGAGCCGAGCGGCGCCGCGCCCAACGGCAGCGCCACCGTCAGCCAGGAGGTGACGGACACGCCGGTCAGGGGAGGCTGCGAGTGCTAG
- the LOC132458738 gene encoding sia-alpha-2,3-Gal-beta-1,4-GlcNAc-R:alpha 2,8-sialyltransferase-like: MVRIANALGLVILSVALLILSLISYVSLRKDSFLSSSKYDMGGPRIMFHAGFRSQFAMNFLDPSFIPLTNALNEELQGKPSKWKFNRTAFYLQRKEIFHFIDIANNFSLTKNGVRVGQLMHFDYSSNKYVFSISNNFKSLLPDMSPIYNKHYNVCAVVGNSGILTGSRCGNEIDQADFVFRCNFAPTEVYYKDVGRKTNMTTFNPSILERYYNNLLTIQDRNNFFLNVKKLEGAILWIPAFFLHTSATVTRTLVDFFVEHKGQLKIELAWPGNIMQDVNKYWKTKNLSPKRLSTGILMYTLASAMCEEIHLYGFWPFGWDPNTGKDLPYHYYDKKGTKFTTKWQETHQLPSEFRLLYKMHGEGVTKLSLSHCA; encoded by the exons ATGGTGCGCATCGCGAACGCCCTGGGTCTGGTCATCCTCAGCGTCGCTCTGctcatcctctccctcatcAGTTATGTGTCGCTGCGCAAAGACAGCTTCCTCAGCTCCTCCAAGTACGACATGGGGGGTCCGAGGATCATGTTCCACGCGGGGTTCAG GTCTCAGTTTGCCATGAATTTCCTGGACCCATCCTTCATCCCCTTGACGAACGCACTTAACGAAGAGCTGCAAGGAAAACCCTCTAAGTGGAAATTCAACAGGACTGCTTTTTATCTACAAAG GAAAGAGATCTTCCACTTCATCGACATCGCAAACAACTTTTCCCTCACCAAGAATGGCGTCCGCGTGGGTCAGTTGATGCACTTCGACTACTCCAGCAACAAGTATGTGTTCTCCATCAGCAACAACTTCAAGTCCCTGCTGCCCGACATGTCTCCCATCTACAACAAGCACTACAACGTGTGCGCCGTGGTTGGCAACAGCGGGATTCTCACTGGCAGCCGCTGCGGCAATGAGATCGATCAGGCCGACTTTGTGTTCCGCTGTAACTTTGCGCCCACAGAGGTGTATTACAAGGACGTAGGCAGGAAGACCAACATGACCACTTTCAACCCCAGCATCCTGGAGCGCTACTACAACAACCTGCTCACCATCCAGGACAGGAACAACTTCTTCCTCAACGTCAAGAAGCTGGAGGGGGCCATCCTGTGGATCCCGGCCTTCTTCCTCCACACCTCGGCCACGGTGACCCGCACCCTGGTGGACTTCTTTGTGGAGCACAAGGGCCAACTGAAGATAGAGCTGGCCTGGCCCGGCAACATCATGCAGGACGTCAACAA ATACTGGAAGACCAAGAACCTGTCCCCGAAGCGTCTTAGCACTGGTATCCTCATGTACACGCTGGCCTCTGCCATGTGCGAGGAGATCCACCTCTACGGCTTCTGGCCTTTCGGCTGGGACCCCAACACGGGCAAGGACCTCCCCTACCACTACTATGACAAGAAGGGCACAAAGTTCACCACCAAGTGGCAGGAGACCCACCAGCTGCCCAGCGAGTTCAGACTGCTGTACAAGATGCATGGGGAGGGTGTGACCAAGCTCAGCCTCTCGCACTGTGCCTAA
- the LOC132458735 gene encoding DNA polymerase iota-like isoform X1 produces MSVVDAQEKCPQLVLVKGEDLTHYREMSYQVTELLTSYCPLVERLGFDENYVDVTEMVEKRLTHCSSFEGHVYNRSGIETNPGPHRRLVVGSHIAAELRTAICSKLGLDVCAGVATNKLLAKLVSGSFKPNQQTTLLPQDVDHIMGHLGGLHRVPGVGHQTSKRLQALGLVTVQDLQLFPLAGLVKEFGVPTGQRLKNLSLGVDDSPVVPTGAPKSLSDEDSFKKISTTREVVEKTQELLTSLVERMQKDGRPPQTFRLTIPRYSAENKWFSRESRQCPVPHHLRHKVVSGSTDANVHLVTLAMKLFNKMVDGGTAFHLTLLNVCFTNLPPARGTSGQGAITSFFTLGSSPQSSPTPSRTHIPHSHSPHLFKSIQTLLEEHPPSWLGHLNGSQEVENNPECED; encoded by the exons ATGTCGGTGGTGGATGCTCAGGAGAAATGCCCTCAGCTTGTGTTGGTTAAAGGAGAGGACCTGACACACTACCGGGAAATGTCCTACCAAGTCACAG AACTGCTGACGTCCTACTGTCCCTTAGTGGAGCGGCTTGGGTTCGATGAGAACTATGTTGACGTCACAGAGATGGTAGAGAAGAGACTGACTCACTGCTCCTCGTTCGAGGGACATGTCTATAACCGTTCTG GGATTGAGACTAACCCTGGACCCCACCGGAGGCTGGTGGTCGGCTCTCACATCGCGGCGGAGCTCAGAACAGCCATCTGCAGCAAGTTGGGCCTCGACGTCTGTGCCGGGGTCGCCACCAATAAGCTGCTAGCCAAGCTTGTGTCTGGGTCCTTCAAACCGAACCAGCAGACCACACTGCTGCCCCAAGACGTTGACCACATCATGGGCCACCTCGGCGGCCTTCATAGAGTTCCCG GGGTGGGACATCAGACCAGTAAGAGGCTCCAGGCCCTTGGATTGGTGACTGTGCAGGACCTGCAGCTCTTCCCATTGGCCGGCCTGGTGAAGGAGTTTGGAGTCCCAACTGGCCAGCGCCTGAAGAACCTGTCTCTGGGCGTCGATGACTCCCCCGTCGTGCCCACAGGAGCCCCCAAG TCTCTTAGCGATGAAGACTCGTTCAAGAAGATCTCCACCACTAGAGAAGTTGTAGAAAAGACCCAAGAGCTGCTCACCAGTCTGGTTGAGAG GATGCAGAAAGACGGCCGGCCGCCCCAGACCTTCAGGCTGACCATCCCGAGGTACTCTGCAGAGAACAAGTGGTTCAGCAGGGAGAGCCGCCAGTGTCCCGTCCCCCACCACCTCAGACACAAGGTGGTCTCAG GCAGCACTGATGCTAATGTGCATCTGGTTACCTTGGCGATGAAGCTCTTCAATAAGATGGTGGACGGCGGCACGGCGTTCCACCTCACACTGCTCAACGTCTGCTTCACCAACCTGCCTCCGGCGCGGGGGACCTCGGGCCAGGGGGCCATCACGTCGTTCTTCACACTGGGCAGCTCCCCACAAAGCAGTCCGACCCCCTCCCGAACTCACATACCTCACTCCCACTCACCTCATCTCTTTAAATCAATTCAAACTTTATTA GAGGAGCATCCACCCAGTTGGTTGGGTCATTTGAACGGGTCCCAGGAAGTGGAGAATAACCCAGAGTGTGAAGACTGA
- the LOC132458735 gene encoding DNA polymerase iota-like isoform X2 — MSVVDAQEKCPQLVLVKGEDLTHYREMSYQVTELLTSYCPLVERLGFDENYVDVTEMVEKRLTHCSSFEGHVYNRSGIETNPGPHRRLVVGSHIAAELRTAICSKLGLDVCAGVATNKLLAKLVSGSFKPNQQTTLLPQDVDHIMGHLGGLHRVPGVGHQTSKRLQALGLVTVQDLQLFPLAGLVKEFGVPTGQRLKNLSLGVDDSPVVPTGAPKSLSDEDSFKKISTTREVVEKTQELLTSLVERMQKDGRPPQTFRLTIPRYSAENKWFSRESRQCPVPHHLRHKVVSGSTDANVHLVTLAMKLFNKMVDGGTAFHLTLLNVCFTNLPPARGTSGQGAITSFFTLGSSPQSSPTPSRTHEEHPPSWLGHLNGSQEVENNPECED; from the exons ATGTCGGTGGTGGATGCTCAGGAGAAATGCCCTCAGCTTGTGTTGGTTAAAGGAGAGGACCTGACACACTACCGGGAAATGTCCTACCAAGTCACAG AACTGCTGACGTCCTACTGTCCCTTAGTGGAGCGGCTTGGGTTCGATGAGAACTATGTTGACGTCACAGAGATGGTAGAGAAGAGACTGACTCACTGCTCCTCGTTCGAGGGACATGTCTATAACCGTTCTG GGATTGAGACTAACCCTGGACCCCACCGGAGGCTGGTGGTCGGCTCTCACATCGCGGCGGAGCTCAGAACAGCCATCTGCAGCAAGTTGGGCCTCGACGTCTGTGCCGGGGTCGCCACCAATAAGCTGCTAGCCAAGCTTGTGTCTGGGTCCTTCAAACCGAACCAGCAGACCACACTGCTGCCCCAAGACGTTGACCACATCATGGGCCACCTCGGCGGCCTTCATAGAGTTCCCG GGGTGGGACATCAGACCAGTAAGAGGCTCCAGGCCCTTGGATTGGTGACTGTGCAGGACCTGCAGCTCTTCCCATTGGCCGGCCTGGTGAAGGAGTTTGGAGTCCCAACTGGCCAGCGCCTGAAGAACCTGTCTCTGGGCGTCGATGACTCCCCCGTCGTGCCCACAGGAGCCCCCAAG TCTCTTAGCGATGAAGACTCGTTCAAGAAGATCTCCACCACTAGAGAAGTTGTAGAAAAGACCCAAGAGCTGCTCACCAGTCTGGTTGAGAG GATGCAGAAAGACGGCCGGCCGCCCCAGACCTTCAGGCTGACCATCCCGAGGTACTCTGCAGAGAACAAGTGGTTCAGCAGGGAGAGCCGCCAGTGTCCCGTCCCCCACCACCTCAGACACAAGGTGGTCTCAG GCAGCACTGATGCTAATGTGCATCTGGTTACCTTGGCGATGAAGCTCTTCAATAAGATGGTGGACGGCGGCACGGCGTTCCACCTCACACTGCTCAACGTCTGCTTCACCAACCTGCCTCCGGCGCGGGGGACCTCGGGCCAGGGGGCCATCACGTCGTTCTTCACACTGGGCAGCTCCCCACAAAGCAGTCCGACCCCCTCCCGAACTCAC GAGGAGCATCCACCCAGTTGGTTGGGTCATTTGAACGGGTCCCAGGAAGTGGAGAATAACCCAGAGTGTGAAGACTGA
- the LOC132458745 gene encoding uncharacterized protein LOC132458745, giving the protein MKTLAASTTGSEADQPASAAIKTPVVSPDISDHHGATRSTQASSEDYWTTAGRAHKLPPNVDTDVFRELPEDIQKELLSPAFTRTHPTSSASATSRPVPTPLPLYYGPDRDPASQSQPPLRSSGDSHPLPIRVGSYLCSSDALSTTTEVSRTPPGRTSTGPGEPPAGDPQRAGGQALCSPCGVPGDVDPAVFSELPLEIQRELMVGWRQQKPLLKAPSSERKSSSKYKKAAVKGGRQNDLYKYFKAS; this is encoded by the coding sequence ATGAAGACACTAGCAGCGAGCACAACGGGCTCCGAGGCAGATCAACCCGCATCAGCAGCAATAAAGACCCCAGTTGTTTCTCCGGATATTAGTGATCACCATGGAGCTACCCGCAGCACACAGGCATCGTCTGAAGACTATTGGACGACTGCAGGCAGGGCACATAAACTGCCCCCTAATGTTGACACGGATGTGTTCAGGGAACTCCCTGAGGACATCCAGAAGGAGCTGCTATCACCTGCCTTCACCCGTacccaccccacctcctccgcctcggCCACCAGTCGGCCAGTCCCCACCCCCCTACCCCTCTACTATGGTCCTGACCGAGACCCTGCCTCCCAGTCCCAGCCTCCCCTCCGTTCTTCCGGTGACTCCCATCCACTCCCCATTAGGGTGGGGTCCTACCTCTGTTCATCTGACGCACTGTCAACCACCACAGAGGTCAGCCGGACCCCACCGGGCCGGACCAGTACAGGACCAGGAGAACCCCCCGCGGGAGACCCCCAGAGGGCTGGGGGACAGGCCCTGTGTTCCCCCTGTGGGGTCCCAGGGGACGTGGACCCCGCTGTGTTCTCAGAGCTGCCCCTGGAGATCCAGAGGGAGCTGATGGTCGGGTGGAGACAACAGAAGCCGCTTCTGAAGGCACCCTCCTCAGAGAGAAAGTCTTCTAGCAAATACAAGAAGGCTGCGGTTAAAGGCGGTAGGCAGAACGACTTGTACAAGTATTTTAAGGCCAGCTAG